One genomic segment of Rhodothermus sp. includes these proteins:
- the folD gene encoding bifunctional methylenetetrahydrofolate dehydrogenase/methenyltetrahydrofolate cyclohydrolase FolD: protein MAQIIDGKAIAAQVRAEVKAEVDAWLQAGHRRPYLAVILVGDDPASASYVRGKTKAAAEVGIASDTLRFDASISEGALLAEIARLNDDDGVDGILVQLPLPAHIDPSRVLNAIRPDKDVDGFHPINAGRLLLGEPGFVPATPAGILELLRRSGIETTGKHAVVVGRSNIVGRPLAALLLHRGIDATVTVCHSRTRDLTALTRMADILVAAIGRPHYITADMVREGAVVIDVGINRIDDPTHPRGYRLVGDVDFEAVAAKASWITPVPGGVGPMTIALLLRNTLHAAQRRYSYP, encoded by the coding sequence GTGGCACAGATCATCGACGGCAAAGCGATTGCAGCGCAGGTGCGCGCCGAAGTGAAAGCAGAAGTCGATGCCTGGCTGCAGGCCGGCCATCGTCGTCCTTATCTGGCCGTTATTCTGGTAGGCGACGATCCAGCATCGGCTTCCTACGTACGCGGCAAGACAAAGGCAGCGGCCGAAGTCGGCATTGCCAGCGATACGCTGCGTTTTGATGCGTCCATCTCCGAAGGGGCGTTGCTGGCCGAAATCGCACGGTTAAACGACGATGACGGTGTGGACGGCATTCTGGTGCAGCTTCCCCTGCCCGCCCACATCGATCCCAGCCGCGTGCTGAACGCGATCCGTCCCGATAAAGACGTGGACGGTTTCCACCCGATCAATGCGGGTCGCCTGCTGCTCGGCGAACCCGGATTTGTACCGGCCACGCCGGCCGGCATCCTGGAGTTGCTTCGGCGTAGTGGGATCGAAACGACCGGTAAGCATGCCGTGGTAGTGGGCCGTTCCAATATCGTAGGACGCCCGCTGGCGGCCCTGCTGCTGCACCGCGGGATCGATGCCACCGTTACGGTCTGCCACAGCCGCACGCGCGATCTGACTGCGCTCACCCGCATGGCCGACATCCTGGTGGCCGCCATTGGCCGCCCGCACTACATCACGGCCGACATGGTACGCGAAGGCGCTGTCGTCATCGACGTGGGCATCAACCGCATAGACGACCCCACCCATCCTCGTGGCTACCGCCTGGTGGGGGATGTGGACTTTGAGGCCGTTGCCGCAAAGGCCAGCTGGATTACGCCAGTGCCTGGCGGCGTTGGCCCGATGACCATCGCGCTACTGCTACGCAACACGCTGCATGCCGCCCAGCGGCGTTATTCATACCCATGA